The following coding sequences lie in one Streptomyces xiamenensis genomic window:
- a CDS encoding catalase, whose product MTDQTAAGPLTTEAGAPVADNQNSQTAGAGGPGLIQDQHLIEKLAHFNRERIPERIVHARGAGAYGTFTVTADVTPYTRAKFLSEIGKETEVFLRFSTVAGNLGSADAVRDPRGFALKFYTEEGNYDLVGNNTPVFFIRDAIKFPDFIHTQKRDPYTGSQEADNVWDFWGLSPESTHQVTWLFGDRGIPASYRHLDGFGSHTFQWANEDGEVFWVKYHFKTDQGIKNLTSEEAAVLAGQDPDSHQRDLRVSIENGDFPSWTVQVQIMPANEAATYRFNPFDLTKVWPHADYPPITIGKLELNRNPQNIFAEVEQSIFSPHHFVPGIGPSPDKMLQGRLFGYGDAHRYRVGINADHLPVNRPHATEARTHGRDGVMYDGRHGGAKNYEPNSFGGPAETGRPLWEPVTVTGTTDGHATPSHAEDDDFVQAGNLYRLMSEEEKERLINNLAGFIAQVSRDDIAERAIENFRRADEDYGKRLQTAVQALRG is encoded by the coding sequence ATGACCGACCAGACCGCGGCGGGACCGCTCACCACGGAGGCCGGCGCACCGGTAGCCGACAACCAGAACAGCCAGACGGCGGGCGCGGGCGGCCCCGGCCTGATCCAGGACCAGCACCTCATCGAGAAGCTGGCCCACTTCAACCGGGAGCGCATCCCCGAGCGCATCGTGCACGCGCGCGGCGCCGGCGCCTACGGCACCTTCACCGTCACCGCGGACGTCACCCCGTACACCCGGGCGAAGTTCCTGTCGGAGATCGGCAAGGAGACCGAGGTCTTCCTGCGCTTCTCCACCGTGGCCGGCAACCTCGGCTCCGCCGACGCCGTCCGCGACCCGCGCGGCTTCGCGCTGAAGTTCTACACCGAGGAAGGCAACTACGACCTCGTCGGGAACAACACCCCGGTGTTCTTCATCAGGGACGCCATCAAGTTCCCGGACTTCATCCACACCCAGAAGCGCGACCCGTACACCGGCTCCCAGGAGGCGGACAACGTCTGGGACTTCTGGGGCCTGTCGCCCGAGTCCACCCACCAGGTGACCTGGCTGTTCGGCGACCGGGGCATCCCGGCCTCCTACCGCCACCTGGACGGGTTCGGTTCGCACACCTTCCAGTGGGCGAACGAGGACGGCGAGGTCTTCTGGGTCAAGTACCACTTCAAGACCGACCAGGGCATCAAGAACCTCACCTCCGAGGAGGCGGCGGTGCTCGCGGGCCAGGACCCCGACAGCCACCAGCGCGACCTGCGCGTCTCCATCGAGAACGGTGACTTCCCGAGCTGGACCGTGCAGGTGCAGATCATGCCGGCGAACGAGGCGGCCACCTACCGCTTCAACCCGTTCGACCTCACCAAGGTGTGGCCGCACGCGGACTATCCGCCGATCACGATCGGCAAGCTGGAGCTGAACCGCAACCCGCAGAACATCTTCGCCGAGGTCGAGCAGTCGATCTTCTCCCCGCACCACTTCGTGCCGGGCATCGGCCCGTCCCCCGACAAGATGCTCCAGGGCCGGCTGTTCGGGTACGGCGACGCCCACCGCTACCGCGTCGGCATCAACGCCGACCACCTGCCGGTGAACCGTCCGCACGCCACCGAGGCCCGCACCCACGGCCGGGACGGCGTCATGTACGACGGCCGGCACGGCGGCGCGAAGAACTACGAGCCGAACTCCTTCGGCGGCCCGGCCGAGACCGGCCGCCCGCTGTGGGAGCCGGTCACCGTCACCGGCACCACCGACGGGCACGCGACGCCCTCGCACGCCGAGGACGACGACTTCGTGCAGGCCGGCAACCTCTACCGGCTGATGTCGGAGGAGGAGAAGGAACGCCTGATCAACAACCTGGCCGGCTTCATCGCCCAGGTGTCGCGGGACGACATCGCCGAGCGGGCGATCGAGAACTTCCGCCGGGCGGACGAGGATTACGGCAAGCGGCTGCAGACCGCGGTACAGGCCCTCCGTGGCTGA
- a CDS encoding sensor histidine kinase, with product MPELLRTTWRASIHLLIGGALGLFNYLMVGVGLTAAGASLLVIGAAALPEFVLLLRRVAHFERTRSARWSGVPVPEHYPPLTGNLYERVRLSVTDPSTHRDLRWLGAHLLYGPALSYAVLLLWPIGLLADGVWHGLLRRPPLVLPLITRLADLSARWSRILLLPSPTVRLAERVEQLTATRAGAITAHGAELRRIERDLHDGAQAHLVALSMRLGLARRAYDRDPETARRLLDEAQDQAEEALGELRHVVRGIHPPVLTDRGLAGAVRALAAGSGLEVAVTVADALETGPRAPASVETAAYFTVAESLTNAAKHSGAQHATVDLDLTGDAGRTVLRVRVRDTGRGGADETRGTGLSGIRRRVAALDGTVRVQSPAGGPTEIEVELPCVW from the coding sequence GTGCCTGAGCTGCTCCGGACGACCTGGCGGGCCTCGATCCATCTGCTGATCGGCGGCGCGCTCGGTCTGTTCAACTATCTGATGGTCGGCGTGGGGCTGACGGCGGCCGGCGCCTCCCTGCTGGTGATCGGCGCGGCGGCACTGCCGGAGTTCGTCCTGCTGCTGCGCCGGGTGGCGCACTTCGAGCGCACCCGCAGCGCGCGGTGGAGCGGCGTCCCGGTCCCCGAGCACTACCCGCCGCTGACCGGCAACCTGTACGAACGGGTACGGCTGTCCGTCACCGACCCCAGCACCCACCGCGACCTGCGCTGGCTGGGCGCTCACCTGCTGTACGGGCCCGCCCTGAGCTACGCGGTCCTGCTGCTGTGGCCCATCGGGCTGCTGGCGGACGGCGTCTGGCACGGCCTGCTGCGCCGCCCGCCCCTGGTCCTGCCCCTGATCACCCGGCTCGCCGACCTCTCCGCGCGCTGGTCCCGGATCCTGCTGCTGCCCTCGCCCACCGTCCGGCTCGCCGAACGCGTGGAACAGCTGACCGCGACCCGCGCCGGCGCGATCACGGCGCACGGCGCCGAACTGCGCCGGATCGAGCGCGACCTGCACGACGGCGCGCAGGCCCATCTGGTGGCGCTGTCCATGCGCCTGGGGCTGGCCCGCCGCGCCTACGACCGCGACCCGGAGACCGCGCGGCGGCTGCTGGACGAGGCACAGGACCAGGCGGAGGAGGCACTGGGCGAACTGCGGCACGTCGTCCGCGGCATCCACCCGCCGGTGCTCACCGACCGCGGCCTGGCCGGCGCCGTGCGGGCGCTGGCGGCCGGCAGCGGCCTGGAGGTCGCCGTCACGGTCGCCGACGCCCTGGAGACCGGGCCGCGCGCCCCGGCCTCGGTGGAGACCGCCGCGTACTTCACCGTCGCCGAATCGCTGACCAACGCCGCCAAGCACAGCGGTGCGCAGCACGCCACCGTGGACCTGGACCTCACCGGGGACGCCGGGCGTACCGTGCTGCGGGTGCGGGTGCGCGACACCGGCCGGGGCGGCGCCGACGAGACACGGGGCACCGGCCTGAGCGGCATCCGCCGCCGGGTGGCAGCCCTGGACGGAACCGTGCGGGTGCAGTCGCCGGCCGGAGGACCGACCGAGATCGAAGTGGAGCTGCCGTGCGTGTGGTGA
- the hisN gene encoding histidinol-phosphatase translates to MADYHDDLRLAHVLADAADALTMDRFKAIDLQVATKPDMTPVTEADRAVEELIRSQLGRARPRDSVLGEEYGTSQGADTARRWIIDPIDGTKNYVRGVPVWATLIALLERDADGVERPVVGLVSAPALHRRWWAALGSGAYTGRNLASATRMRVSQVGEVADASFAYSSLTGWQERGKLGSFLELSRKVWRTRAYGDFWPYMMVAEGSVDLCAEPELSVWDMAANAIIVTEAGGRFTALDGTDGPLGADGAASNGLLHDALLAHLGYVPGAA, encoded by the coding sequence ATGGCCGACTACCACGACGATCTGCGGCTGGCCCATGTGCTGGCGGACGCCGCCGACGCGCTCACCATGGACCGCTTCAAGGCGATCGACCTCCAGGTGGCCACCAAGCCCGACATGACGCCCGTCACCGAGGCGGACCGCGCGGTGGAGGAGCTGATCCGCTCCCAGCTGGGCCGGGCCCGGCCGCGCGACAGCGTCCTGGGCGAGGAGTACGGCACCAGCCAGGGGGCGGACACCGCCCGGCGCTGGATCATCGATCCCATCGACGGCACCAAGAACTATGTGCGCGGTGTCCCGGTGTGGGCCACCCTGATCGCGCTGCTGGAGCGGGACGCGGACGGCGTGGAACGTCCCGTCGTCGGCCTGGTCTCCGCCCCGGCGCTGCACCGCCGCTGGTGGGCGGCGCTGGGGTCCGGCGCGTACACCGGGCGCAACCTGGCCTCCGCGACCCGGATGCGGGTCTCGCAGGTGGGGGAGGTGGCGGACGCCTCGTTCGCCTACTCCTCGCTCACCGGCTGGCAGGAGCGCGGCAAGCTGGGCAGCTTCCTGGAACTGTCCCGCAAGGTGTGGCGCACCCGCGCCTACGGGGATTTCTGGCCGTACATGATGGTCGCCGAGGGCTCGGTCGATCTGTGTGCCGAGCCGGAGCTGTCGGTGTGGGACATGGCGGCCAACGCGATCATCGTCACCGAGGCCGGGGGCCGGTTCACCGCGCTGGACGGCACGGACGGTCCCCTCGGCGCGGACGGCGCGGCCTCCAACGGGCTGCTGCACGACGCGCTGCTGGCGCACCTGGGGTACGTGCCGGGCGCCGCGTAG